The DNA segment AACGTGTATTTACTGGTATCTTTGCTGCGCATATTTAGAAAGGACACTCAAATGCTGCAACAGAAATCAAAATTAGCTCATTTTTTCAAATCCGCTTCAGTGATAAAAATACTACCTATTGCGTTACTTATCATCGCTATATTTAACTCCTACTTCATTGTTAATGAGGGGCATGTAGGTGTAGTCAAGCGCTTTGGAGAAGCTAAAGATCAACAAAATCCAGGGCTGCACTTTAAAATTCCGTTTATCGAAACAGTTGAGATGATAGAGGTACGTACTCGTAAAAATGCCGAAAAAATGGCTTCGAGTACCAAAGAACAGATGCCCGTAACCGTTGAGGTCAGCGTTAACTGGACAGTTAATAAAGAAGCGGCATTAGATCTCTTCAAGCGTTACGGCGGTCTGACTCAGTTCGAGCAACGGATCCTCGATCCACGTTTTCGCTCTGCAACTAAAGACACAATTCCGCAATTCGAGGCTGAGCAGTTAATTCAAGACCGAGCCAGCGCGATTCAGGGCATCGAGCACCGCTTAGCCGAAGAGATGGAAGGCTTTCCAGTTATCGTTGATAACATTCAAATTGAAAACATCATTTTGCCGCAAAAGTACATCAACTCGATTGAGATTAAGCAAACTGAGAAAAACCTCGCCGCTGCAGAGGAGCATAAACTTGAACGTCAACGCCTTGAGGCACTGCGCGCAGTCAACACCGCTGACGCGAGAGCAAAAGGCATACTCAAAGTCGCTGAAGCCGAAGCGCAGTCCATACTGCTAAAAGGTAAAGCCGAAGCTCAAGCTATTGAAGCGAAAGCTAAGGCCCTTAAAAATAACCCGCTTATTGTTAAGCTTACCGAAGCACAAGCTTGGGATGGCAGACTACCTATGACCATGATGGGGGAAAGCGTCATGCCGATTATGGACATTCGAAACGCCAACGAGTCGAATTAATGGCATAAATAAGAGCTATCAAATAGCAGATGAGTGAAGCCTAACAACTTCCACTCATCTATTCAGCTTGGTACAATAACTATGAACTAAACGCTAGCCTATCTTTGTTTTTTAGCTGCTTTTGTTTTTCTTGCTGACGTTCTAATCGTTGCTTTTCTATATTAATAAACTCTTTTGTTTCAAACTCTAGATTAATAAAGGCGCTATCACGCCCCTTCATCTTTTGCTCTAAAATTACAGTGACTCCATCGGTATTCATCGCAGTCCAACGCTTACCAGCGCAACGCCCTTGTAAGACACATTGATATGAGTTCAACTCACCAGATGTAAACGCTGTTGTTTGATAGCCGCTAGCAATCAGTGAAGCTTCTATCTGCTGGAAATCATCTTTAAAACTTGCACTATGGGCTGAATAGTCGTGCGTAGTCATCACAACTTTGACTAAGCCTTTCTCTGAGACTTGAACGAGTTGGTAGTGCTTGGCGATTGAAAAATTTTTAGGCAAGCGATCCGTGTTAACTTCAGAAAAATCTAGTCGTTTAATCACCTCACCATATGCAGCAATATCATCTCCCCAGTTGACCCCAAAAGGAGCAGATGCCGATACCGAGATAGGTACTATCATCAAAAGCAGAGCAAATATTTTCATCTTAATTCTCAAAAGTCAAAAAACTGACGCAGTATACCACCAAAGGGATATACCTCAAGAACTTAACTCACACAAACAAAAAACTTAGGTTACAAGTAGTAAAGTTCACATTGCCACTACAGTTCTGTGTCCTTAAATTCTAAAAAGAGCAATAAATTGACGACAATTGTCTTTTCCAACAATCGGTTTGCTTCTAAATAACTTAAGCAACCTGACATATACGCAGCTTAAGTAAGATTAAAGCAACTTGCCAAATACCTATATGGGTTCGAACAGACTTTATGTTAGTTTGCCCGCCTAAAGTTAACATACCACTAATTAGCTAGATGGATATTGCTCTGCAATCACTCAAGGCAGGCGTTAACGGGCATTAAGAGTGCAGCGATAAAAACACAGGCATAAAATCACTGCTATAAAAGGACAAGCATAAATGAGAACATCAAAGTTAACCGTCGCCTTACTTGGTTC comes from the Shewanella halifaxensis HAW-EB4 genome and includes:
- a CDS encoding prohibitin family protein translates to MLQQKSKLAHFFKSASVIKILPIALLIIAIFNSYFIVNEGHVGVVKRFGEAKDQQNPGLHFKIPFIETVEMIEVRTRKNAEKMASSTKEQMPVTVEVSVNWTVNKEAALDLFKRYGGLTQFEQRILDPRFRSATKDTIPQFEAEQLIQDRASAIQGIEHRLAEEMEGFPVIVDNIQIENIILPQKYINSIEIKQTEKNLAAAEEHKLERQRLEALRAVNTADARAKGILKVAEAEAQSILLKGKAEAQAIEAKAKALKNNPLIVKLTEAQAWDGRLPMTMMGESVMPIMDIRNANESN